The Macaca mulatta isolate MMU2019108-1 chromosome 19, T2T-MMU8v2.0, whole genome shotgun sequence sequence ACCAATATTCTGCTTCTTTGAAATCtatattctatttctttgagATCACCTTGGTTAGATGCTACATACGAGTGAGATcatgtgacatttgtctttctgtggctcgcttatttcacttaacacagtgttctctgggttcatccatgttgcaaatgacaggatttccttctgttttatggatgaatcatattccattgtgtatatattccacattttcttcattcatttatttgcagacaactaggttgattctgtgtcttggctactgtgaataatgctccaataaacatgggagtgcagatatcccttcCACACACTGACTTTGTTTCTTCTCGAtacatacccagtagtaggatggttggatcatatggtagttctatttttaagtttttgaggaacctccatactgttttccataatggcttcactaatttgcattcccaccaacagtggagaagggtttcctttttttcataTCCTCGCCAGCGCTtactatcttttgtctttttaatataatagCCATTCTAGATGAAGTGAGgcgatatctcattgtggttttgatttgcatttccctgatgattagtgatgttaacccatataaaaatatatgttgtcCATCTGTGTGTCTTCTTTCGACAAATGtctttcagatcttttgcccattttaaaattgggttatttgttttcttcctattgagttgtttgagtttcttatgtgttttggatattaaccccatATCAGGtgtacagtttgcaaatattttccttcattctgtagtttgtctcttcactctattgtttcctttgctatagtttaatgtaattccatttgtctattgcttttgttgcctgtgcttcagaggtcatatccaaaaaaaccACTGCCCAGACCAAGGTCATGAGGTTTTCCTCCTatgttattttctagtttttctattttaggtcttacatttaaaactttaatccattttgaatggATTTTTGTATGTAGTGTGAAATAAGTATCTAATTTCATTCATCTCtgtgtggatatccagttttcccaacaccatttattgaagagactgccctTTCCCCCTTGTGAgtccttggcacctttgttgaaaatcggTTGGCtataaatacatggatttatttctggggttCATATTTTGTTCaattggtctatgtatctatttttataccagcaccatACTGTTTTGGATATTATAGCTTTGTCAAATAGTTTtaaatcaggtagtatgatgcctccagacctcacattctgtatttgtcccgattggctagcaacttagaactttttaaaaagaggcaaaggcagaggacaacaaaggaaggaggaaataacttgtggaatgctgagaaaggtaaaaacaccttcaaataaaaagaacaggCTATGAccaatgcttgcttggaccagtataagcatgccagggcaaatatttaggctaaattgtgggagcgAAGAACACAAAGTACACTGATTTCTTTATTACAGCTAGCAGATAATTAAGAATGTTTGCAcgggtctttgaataaattttgcttctaagagaagttactatttattcctaattagacggggaggaaagtctttgaagaggagcctctactttactttttacagcCTTTAGGAGCCAAGACCTAAATCTACGGAAGTCAGACTTGAGAACAGAAGCACGAAGTCCCCAAGTGGCTCCCTGGGAGGAACGTCAGGCAGGGACCCTTCTACCTTCTACccgtgactttttttttaacttttatctcaagttcaggggtacaagtgcaggtttgttacttgtgcaggtaaacttgtgtcatgggggtttgttgtacccagctattatttcatcacccagctattaagcctagtacccattagttatttttcttgatcctcttcctcctcccaccctccatcctctgaaaggccccagtgtgtgtagttcgcctctctgtgtccatgtgttctcaccatttagctTTCACCTATAAGTAAGAATATGcggtatttgcttttctctttctgcattactttgctaaggataatggcctccagctccatccatgtctctacaaaggacattgatctcctttttttctttttttttttttcccccccagagtcctgctctgtcaccaggctggagtgcagtggcactatctcggctcactgcaacctctgctttccaggttcaaactgttctcctgcctcagcctcctgagaaactgggactacaggtgtgcaccaccaagcccagctaatttttgtatttttagtagagacagggtttcaccatgttggtcaggatggtctcgatttcttaacctcgtgatccacccgccttggcctcccaaagtgctgggattacagaattgagccaccacgcccagcctgatatcattcttttttatggctgcatagtattccatggtgtatatatataccatattttctttatccagtctatctaAATGTctatggacatttaggttggttccatacctttgctattgtgaatagtgctgtagtgaacatatgcatgcatgtgtctttatagactAATGATACatattcctctgagtatatacccagtaatgggattgctgggtgaaatggtatttctgtctttaggtctttgagggatcgccacactgtcttccacaatggatgaactaatttatacCTCCACTGACAGGGTAtatgcattcctttttctctacaacctcactagcatctgttgtttttttactttttaacaatagccattcttacctgttgtggtggctcacgcgtataatcccagcactttggggggccaaggcaggcagatcacgaggtcaggagatcgagaccatcctggctaacacggtgaaaccccgtctctactaaaaatacaaaaaattagacaagcgtggtggcgggcacctgtagtcccagctattccgagactgaggcaggagaatggtgtgaacccaggaggcggagcttgcagtgagccaagatcgcaccactgcactccagcctgggcgacagagtgagactccacctgaaaaaagaaaaataataatagccattctcactGTCCACCCTTGATTTTTGGACCCATAGATTTTATATATTGGGGATGTAGCACACTATGATTTCTCTTTGTCTTATGGTGTATATTACATCCTGCCAATTTTGTAGTCAGTGTCTGTGTATTCAAATACctgcattaattatttttattctctttgacaTTACAAACACATTCCCCTATTGtccaattaaaaacatttttcaaaatactctCCCATACTCCATGCCCCCTTTAGGCTatgctttctctcttctctccccttccctaaAAAACTTCATAGTTGGTGTACATTTGCCACCTATATTTCCTCTATACACACTCTTCACCTACTCCATATGGACTGTTACTGTCCTACCCTTCTATTTAGAGGTAATAAATGAAGCCCTTCCTAAAATCAACAAAGGCTTCCATGTCACCAGAAAATGTCAAAAACTATTGTTCGCTCCTCATTTTGTTGGTGCTTTCACCAGGACAAAACCTACTCACCAATTTGCTTTCCTTCAGGAAGGACCCCTTTGGAGTAGATGGTGAATCCCAGGGACTGAAAaggggaggaaatggggagatgttggttaaaCCACAAAGGGCTCTAGTGATGCAAGATTAATAAGTTGTGGAGATCTCCTGTACAAAACAGTGCTTGTAGATAGCAGTAATGTATTGTGTAGAAAAATATGCTTAAAGACAGATCTTATGTGTGGTTAtcacacattaaaatattaaaggcagTTGAAACTTTaagaggtgatggatatgtcCCTAGccataatggtggtgatggtttcaaGGATGTATGCGTGTTTCCAAACTCATCATGTTGtgaaactaggccgcataaaacttagaaactaggcctcataaaaaaagaacttaaaaaaattaacaccaggtggctctggatagggtcccaccctgatagggtcccaccctgccaattccgggaaacaacctcatggggtcccaccctgccaattccgggggtcccaccctgcctcgaagttcccggaatcaacaactccaggaaaaaacctcataaggtcctgctctaaccaattagaacaagacaccttgctcaggccatagacagacccaattaccacgcgcctaaagctttgtttgaatttcgcgccctaaggtgtgtttgaacttgtgtttgcctataaaaacagcctgtaacaagcagtcagggtcccagggccaacttagagcttgggaccctagcgcgctagtaattaataactctctgctgtgaatctcgtgtcagTGATCCTTCgtggcgacccctgcccaggaaggaatcgacagttcggttccaacagtTGTCTACATTACATGTCTACAGCTTTTACGTTTCAATCATACTTCAATAAAGTggttaaaacaaaagaaaagtaaattttacaAAAAGACCCTTTGCCTCTATAACCTTGTGGACACCAAGGGATCCATAAAATCTCCAAGGTTTCTTCAAGGGAGATACATCCCAGAGAGAAGATTGCTGAGTTTTGGTTCCTTATAGAAATTAAACTTTCctgccaggaacagtggctcgtgcctgtaatcctagcactttgggaggccgaggcgggtggatcaccggaggtcaggagttagagaccagcctggccaatatggtgaaaccccatctctactaaaaaaaaaaaactacaaaaattagctgggcatggtggtgagtgcctgtaattccagctactcaggaggctgaggcaggagaatctcttgaacctgggaggcagagtttgcagtgagctgagatcataccactgcactccaatcttgcgagagagcaagattctgtctcaatcaatcaatcaatgaaaagaaaagaaaaaagaaattaaactttcCTTAGGGAATACTTTGTGACTTTTGAATCCAACTAAAGAAAGAAGAGTTTCTCCttggagaaaataaattcatCTCCCACTACCACTGCAAAATTGCCTGAATTCCATTCTGCTATCTTCTTTGTACCCTAAGGGAGCTGAATTATTTGGAGGGTGGAAAAACAATAGAACAATGTATTTAATGAGGCTCTCTGAGAATTCAACCCTTGAGGCAATGGAAACCGGCCCCTGCCACCCCTCAGTTTCATTCTCTGATCCCAGCCTTGGGAAAAACTCAATTGGGTTTACCAGGAACACACCATGGAGAAGAGAAAGCATCAGTGACAATCATCAGAGTCAGTGTGACCCAACAAGGGCTGCTGGGGTAAGAAGGGTAAGAGGAGAGAGAGTGGGTACTGGGCTGTACCTTTGGAGTAATGAGCTTGGACAGTCCCATATTTATTTAGTCTATGAagttcctgtatttttttttttttttttttttttttgagacagagttttgctcttgttgcccaagctggagtgcaatggcgtgatcttggcttaccgcagcctccgcctctcaggttcaagtgatcctcctgcctcagcctcctgaagcacccgccaccacgcctggctaattttctatttttagtagagacggagtttctccatagtcaggctggtctggaactcctgacctcaggtgatccgccacccACCCCCCccacctggcctcagcctcccaaagtgctgggattacaggtgtgagccattgcgcccggacTTGAAGTTCCTGTATTTTAAAGgtactttaggccgggcgcggtggctcaagcctgtaatcccagcactttgggaggccgagacgggcggatcacgaggtcaggagatcgagaccatcctggctaacacagtgaaaccccgtctctactaaaaaaatacaaaaaaactagccgggcgaggtggcgggcgcctgtagtcccagctactcgggaggctgaggcaggagaatggcatagacccgggaggcggagcttgcagtgagctgagatccggccactgcactccagcctgggcgacagagcgagactccgtctccaaaaaaaaaaaaaaaaaataaaggtactTTAGTTTTTACCAAGACCAGTCTTTTGCAGCCCTTgttctgttccttttctttccttctggaagCTGAAGCCTCTTTCCGGGAACACTTAGGAATGCCCAGGCCTTGAATGTATGATTTTCTGATGGTCTCTAAATCCTCTCCACTCTCTGCCATAAACTGTAGGTTCCTGGTAAGTTTCCTGAATCCAGTCACCAGTTCATGAGACTCACTGAAGACCTGTCCTGCCCGAGGTATTGTCTATTTTGTTTCTAATGTGATtggattttcttttataattttactatGCTGTTGGCAGATCTGACTTCAAATATTACTAAAGAATTCTATACCGTTGTtgtcatcattatttttttacttcagtGTCCACAGTACcatgtaaaaaataatattgtttttgaCATTTGAAACTCAGGCcaatttcctttatttcattttaccaaTGTCTTTAAATGTTCAGGAGAATCTCAAATGATTGATGCTGAGTAGACTGCCTTGGCCTATTCATGAATTTAAGAGGAGTGCTGTAGTGTTtgttgattgattgactgattgattgattgattgagatggagtcttgctctgtggcccaggctggagggcaatgacatgatctcggttcactgcaacctctgcctccgtcTTCAAGTGACTCTCTTGTCTCAGCcgcccaggtagctgggattacaggcttgcaccaccacaaccagctaatttttgtatttttagtagagatggggtttcaccctattttggccaggctggtctctaactcctgacctcaagtgatccgcccacctcggcctcccaaagtgctgggattacaggtgtcagccactgcacatAGCCTGAGATAATGCTGTAGTGTTTTAATATAGACTATGCTGTTGGCTGTGGTTTCCTTTACTGGGTTAAATTGTCCTTggtggcctggcgcggtggctcaaggctgtaatcccagcactttgggaggccgaggtgggcggatcacgaggtcaagtgatcaagaccatcttggccaacatggtgaaaccctgtctctaccaaagatacaaaaattagctgggcgtgatgatgtgcgcctgtagtcccagctacttgggaggctgctgcaggagaatcacttgaacccaggaggtggaggttacagtgagccaagatcactgccAAAGTTGTGTTTCTTGAACACCTACTAATGATACAggagctaaaaataaattatttaggcagCTAGTGAGGGTAAGAGAGTCCTTGGTAAGAgtttcccttttaacaaaaagcatcCCCcagaatcatttcttttctaacaaagaacagcctgaaaaatcaaacTGCAGACATAGAAAAGCAAGCTGCAAGCTTGCACGGGTGAATGCTGTGCCGATGGGAAAAGGCTCCCTGGGGGCCAGGAGTGTTCAACACGGAGGctccatcttccttttctttgtcagCCATGTGCGCATTAAAAAGCAGGCAAtatggctgggcagggtggctcacatctgtaatcccagcagtttgggagaccgaggtggatggatcacgaggtcaggagatagagaccatcctggccaacatggtgaaaccccatctgtactaaaaatacaaaaattagccgggcacggtggtgtgcgcctgtagtcccagctacatgggaggctgaggcaggagaatcgcttgaacccaggaggcggaggttgcagtgagccgagatcatgccactgagctccagcctgggcaacaagtgtgaaacttcatctcaaaaagaaaaaagagatttttttttttcatttaatgaatatttatagaaaatttactatgtgccaggcccagtTCCAGGATAAGACAAagtctttcttttgtattttacatgTTAATGGAGTGAACAATTACATCTGTAATTTCAGGTTATGGTAAGtgaaatgaagagaaatgaagCAGGGTGAAGGGAAAGACCATGGCAATGTGAGGTGTTTGATGTGTTAGATTAGGTGTGTAGGCAGTGCCTTACAAGGCCAGTGATATTTGACAGAGACCCAAATGAAGAAAGACAACCTTGGGAAGATCTAGAGGAAGGACAGCCCAGGCACAGAGAACAGCAAGGGCAAAGGTACTCACGTGGGAAAAAAGTGATGTTGGAGGGTTCAGCAAGAAGGCAGGACTGGCTAGAGAGGAGTAAGACAGGAAAGATGAAGTCAGTCAGGGAAGTAGCCATGATCAGGGAGGACGTTACAGGCTGAGctaagtttggattttattctgaaggTGACTGGAAACACTGAAGGGTTTTGAGCAGGCAAATGACatgaaattttagttttaaatgacTGCTCTGGTGAATATGTGGAGATGACACTATAGAACAAGCTTATCCAACCCACAGCCCGTGTGCCACATTTggctcaggatggctttgaatatGGCCCAACACAAATCTGTAAACGTTCTTAAAAtactatgatttaaaaaaagagattcttCATGCACTTtgtaaatggcacacctggtccaaccagtCCCTTGCACCCTATGTAAAttagacaccacctcctcaagcttATCTATAAAATTCATACGTTTCACTATGGAACTGGAAGACCCACTGGGCAgcccctctctctctgcaggacagagcttttctctttctttcatccaTGAAACCTCTGCTGTTAAACTCACTTCTTGTTCGTCTGtatccttgatttccttggcgTGAGGCAGCAAACCTCAGGTATTACCCCAAATAAATGACACTACTTCACTAAGTGACAGGTACCATGTACctctctggaaagaaaaaaaacaacctcagATCCaccaataaatgtaaaattacctacatgagatgcacatcagGAAAGAGCAAAGGATGGTCTCTTGTGGGGCTCACACTCTGACCCCCCTAACCCTCACTCTCCACTCTCCACTCACTGGTCTCTCAAATCCCAATTACTAAGCTCTCTGAGCCACGTGCAACCAGGCATTTCATCCTCCCAGCCTACGCTGTCTATTCTTTCCTTCCCCTGTTGAATCATGACCCAATCTTTCTCTCCTAGCTCCAAGATTCCTATTTCAGAACCCAGCTTCCCAGACTAAATTGGTCTTCTATGATGTTTTTCTGGTCTTTGATTAATTAAATATCTGTAGGCATCAGTAACGCTGCCCTTTTTCTACCATGGcaaatgtaatcatttattttcaaatcttaAATTTGCCTTTTGATTTTCCAGCATGACATGATTTATATAAGTTTTGAGTATTTTGAACCAAATCCGTGAATTACATATGTCGATGATCGACTCCGCTGACCTTAGTACGCTGCATCCCCACTGGAAAGCACGTACACACGAGAACAGACTCAGACGTGACTTGGGTTGTATTTTAATGGCCGTGtgcttttgttttctcctcttaCACATGTAGTCCAcatgcttttttctcttcttggaagAATGACCTGGAGGCATTCTGAAGGAAGGAGCCACAGGAACCTGCATTAATTAGAAGCGCTGCATGGCAGTCAGAAGAGGTAACAGTTCTATTCATCTTGACCAGAATTCCATCCTTGATGGTTAACACAGTTTAAGATGGATATTAAGAAATGACGCTCATGCAAGGCAGGTTATTGTGCTGTTAAGAACAGAAGCTCACATTTATGATATGGctgttgtatgccacagaaacCAGACCAGAAAAATGATGtgaatcatctcatttaatttcactCTTCAATCTTTCCATGCAGGAAATATTTGCTACTCTTATTTAGAGGTGAGTTATCTGCTGCTAAGAGGGTTtacatgtctttcttttttcttttctcttttttttttttgagacagagtcttgctctgtcgcccaggctggggtgcagtggccggatctcggctcactgcaagctccgcctcccgggtttagaccattctcctgcctcagcctcccgagtagctgggactacaggcgcccgccacctcgcccggctagttttttgtattttttagtagagacagggtttcaccgtgttagccaggatggtctcgatctcctgaccttgtgatctgcccgtctcggcctcccaaagtgctgggattacaggcttgagccaccgcgcccggccttttttttttttttttaagacaaagtctcactctgtcgcccaggctggagtgcagtggcacgatctcagctcactgcaacctccacctcccaggttcaatcgattctcctgcctcagtctcccaagtacctgggactacaggcatgcaccaccacgcctggcaattttttgtatttttagtagagagggggtttcatcatgttggccaggctggtctcgaactcctgatctcgtgatctgcccggcttggcctcccaaagtgctgggattacaggcatgagccactgtgcccggccacatatCTTTCTTAAGGTCACACAATAGTAAGTTAGTGGACCAAAATTCTGTTCCAGAAAGTCTCCCTCAAGATTCCATTTCCTAAATTACACCTTGGAAGAGTGATATATCCGAAATAACTTATCTTatgaggaggattttaataatgtCAACAGCTATCATTTACTGAGACTCTTCTTATACTAACAAAGCCGTTTTTAAAACCTCACAAACAAGTGATGCTGGCAAtcacattttttagaaaaaaataacaaacgtACAGTTTGATAAAAGGTATGTGTTCTTTTGATCAAGAGCCGAGTAgcgtgactatagtcaacaacattgtattgcatatttcaaagtagctagaaaaGAGGAAACGAactgttcccaacacatagaaaggATAAATACTCAAGGTGGTGGACACCTCAAATACCCTGATGTGATCATTATgtattctatgcatgtaacaaaatatcacatgtaccccataaataggAAAAACATGAGGTATCAATGAAAGATAAGGAACTAAAAGTTAGCTGTCACATCACCAGTGTCAggttacagaaaaaaagattgCCTGAGTTGAAAATGCATATCTTAATCATGATTATACACCTATTAGCATGAAGGAACTATGGAGATGTATCAAGAAAAGACATGGCATGTCTTCAGTTATTTGGAACGGTCctatcaaaaaagaaattactgtCCATAGGTTTGAATCAAATAATTAAAACTCATGAGTATATGATAAAGGAGAAAGACTGCTGCTAAAGATTGCTGCTAAATTAAAGGTAGTTTGAGAAACTCTACACATTTCAAATGGAATGAGGCTACCAAATGCCTGAGTGAATCAGGATCTTTGGAAGGACCCCGTAGAGGTTGCATCCAAGGGTGATATTGAAGAGTGATTGAATGttgctttttcctcctttcccagTAGACACACCGGCTACATGAAAGCAGAAAACCATACAGAATTATCAGAATTCTTCCTCCTTGGACTCTCAGATGATCCCGAACTGCAGCCCGTCCTCTTTGGGCTGTTCCTGTCCATGTACCTGGTCACGGTGCTGGGGAACCTGCTCATCATCCTGGCCGTCAGCTCTGACTCCCACCTCCACACCCCCATGTACTTCTTCCTCTCCAACCTGTCCTTTGTTGACATCTGTTTTATCTCCACCACCGTCCCCAGGATGCTGATGAACATCCAGGCATGGAGCAAAGACATCTCCTACGTGGGGTGCCTCACTCAGGTGTATTTTTTAATGATGTTTGCTGGAATGGATACTTTCCTACTGGCCATGATGGCCTATGACCGGTTTGTGGCCATCTGCTACCCCCTGCACTACACGGTCATCATGAACCCCTGCCTCTGTGGCCTCCTGGTTCTGGCATCTTGGTTCATCATTTTATGGGTCTCCCTAGTTCATATTCTACTGATGAAGAGTTTGACCTCCATAGGCACTGAGATTCCCCATTTCTTCTGTGAACTGGCTCAGGTCCTCAAGGTGGCCCGCTCTGATACTCTCCTCGTTAACATTGTCTTGTATGTGGCCACAGCACTGCTGGGTGTGCTTCCTGTAGCTGGGATCCTC is a genomic window containing:
- the LOC709567 gene encoding olfactory receptor 7D4-like, whose protein sequence is MKAENHTELSEFFLLGLSDDPELQPVLFGLFLSMYLVTVLGNLLIILAVSSDSHLHTPMYFFLSNLSFVDICFISTTVPRMLMNIQAWSKDISYVGCLTQVYFLMMFAGMDTFLLAMMAYDRFVAICYPLHYTVIMNPCLCGLLVLASWFIILWVSLVHILLMKSLTSIGTEIPHFFCELAQVLKVARSDTLLVNIVLYVATALLGVLPVAGILFSYSQIVSSLMRMSSTEGKYKAFSTCGSHLCVVSLFYGTGLGVYLSSAVTHSSQSSSMASVMYTMVTPMLNPFIYSLRNKDVKGALGRLLSKAASCLRTKRML